In Acidimicrobiia bacterium, the sequence CCTGGCCGACGTGACCCCACTCCGGCAGTCCCCCAGGTTCCGATGGTTGTACGCCGGACTATCACTGGCGTGGCTCGGCCGACAGTTGACAGTTGTGGCCGTTCCGTACCAGGTCTATCAGCTCACCGGCTCGACACTCCTGGTAGGCGCGCTGGGAATCGCTCAGCTGGTGCCGCTGCTCTTGACCTCAATCGTTGGAGGAGCGATCGTAGATTCGGTCGATCGCCGCCGGCTGCTGGTGATCGCTCAGGTGGCGCTGATGGCGACCGCCGTCGGGCTCGCTTTGAACGCCTCACTCTCCGAGCCGAGAGTCTGGTTGATCTTCGTGCTGAGCGGGCTCAACGCAGGCATTTCCGCCATCGATAGTCCGGCCAGGACTGCCTCAGTTCCGGCACTGGTGGGACGCGACCTGTTGCCGGCGGCCCTGGCACTCACTCAGATCCTCGGCAATGTCGCCAAGACGGTTGGACCGGCCATCGGAGGACTGCTGATCGCTCGCACCAGCTTGAGCCTCACCTACAGCCTCGAGGCGGTCGCGTTCGGCGTCGGAACGGTGCTCATGTTCAAGATCGGTTCACTGAAACCCGAGGGAGGCGGCCAGCGGTTCGGGTGGACGTCGATCAAGGAAGGGTATTCGTTCCTGCGGGAGCGACGCCTCCTCCAGGCCAACTTCGCAATCGACCTCAACGCAATGATCTTCGGCATGCCCCAGGCCCTGTTCCCGG encodes:
- a CDS encoding MFS transporter, whose protein sequence is MKRSRYSSFTRLLADVTPLRQSPRFRWLYAGLSLAWLGRQLTVVAVPYQVYQLTGSTLLVGALGIAQLVPLLLTSIVGGAIVDSVDRRRLLVIAQVALMATAVGLALNASLSEPRVWLIFVLSGLNAGISAIDSPARTASVPALVGRDLLPAALALTQILGNVAKTVGPAIGGLLIARTSLSLTYSLEAVAFGVGTVLMFKIGSLKPEGGGQRFGWTSIKEGYSFLRERRLLQANFAIDLNAMIFGMPQALFPAIGLTMLGGDASTVGLLYAAPGAGALIAAVTSGWVGSIVRQGRAVVIAVIAWGAAIVGFGLAKSVVVAVIFLAIAGGADVISAVFRNTILQLAVPDRLRGRLSSIHIAVVSGGPRLGDFEAGAVASATTPQISVVSGGLACIIGAFIIARKMPQLNAYRAGDEAELR